In Alteracholeplasma palmae J233, a single genomic region encodes these proteins:
- a CDS encoding lipoate--protein ligase family protein, translating into MITIENNSTDPYFNLALEEYILKNLDLNDDIFLLWQNEPSLIVGRNQNIFEEINLNLAISKGIPFIRRISGGGTVYHDLGNLNYTYITKSKGNINNYELMTKNIIKAFNNINIPVELVGKSDLKINQLKISGNAQFVYKDLLLHHGTLLYKTDLSLLNGLLRPKKEDVDSVSVKSNRSSVTNISDYTEFSLTELKNYLYEFILGSDYKNKMLHLSDTVIEQINLLKNDKYLTWEWNYAESPRCVLKKIHDTYRTEIKIEHGIMTEVKVFNNEIEDTELERLLLNKKFIPGELKSILKNHLEVYDCLFS; encoded by the coding sequence ATGATAACTATAGAAAATAATAGTACAGATCCATATTTCAATTTAGCATTGGAAGAATATATATTAAAAAATTTAGATTTAAATGATGATATTTTTTTATTATGGCAAAATGAACCTTCTTTAATTGTAGGAAGAAACCAAAATATTTTTGAAGAAATTAATCTTAACTTAGCAATTTCAAAAGGGATTCCATTTATCAGAAGAATCTCTGGTGGTGGAACTGTTTATCATGATTTAGGAAACCTAAATTATACTTATATTACAAAGAGCAAGGGCAATATTAATAATTATGAACTTATGACTAAAAATATTATTAAAGCTTTCAATAATATTAATATTCCAGTTGAACTTGTAGGTAAAAGTGACTTGAAAATTAATCAATTGAAAATTTCAGGTAATGCTCAATTTGTTTATAAAGATCTTTTGTTACATCATGGAACTCTTTTATATAAGACAGACCTTTCTTTACTAAATGGCTTATTAAGACCAAAAAAGGAAGACGTTGATTCAGTAAGTGTTAAGTCTAACCGTTCTTCTGTTACTAATATTAGTGATTATACAGAATTTTCATTAACTGAGCTTAAAAATTATTTATATGAATTTATTCTAGGTTCTGATTATAAAAATAAAATGCTTCATTTATCTGATACAGTCATAGAACAAATTAACTTACTAAAAAATGATAAGTATTTAACTTGGGAATGGAACTATGCAGAATCTCCACGTTGTGTCTTAAAAAAAATACATGATACATACAGAACAGAAATCAAAATAGAGCATGGCATCATGACTGAAGTTAAAGTCTTTAATAACGAAATAGAAGATACTGAATTAGAAAGACTACTTTTAAATAAAAAGTTTATTCCAGGAGAATTAAAATCTATTTTAAAAAATCATCTTGAAGTATATGATTGCTTATTTAGCTAA